The Deltaproteobacteria bacterium DNA segment CCTGAGGTCCTTCAACCTGAGCGTCGCCCCTTCCGTGTTGATCCAGGTATCGTTGGTCCACTCCGGCGCCTGCTTGCCTACCAGCGAAGCCGGGGCGTTGCCGAACGCCCACAGGACCGCCAGACCCACGAGGATCGCGAACGCGAGCGCCCGCCACTTGAACTGCTTCATGTGATTCATCCCTCCCGATTCATTATGCCCGCGTTGCCGGACGGGGGCAATGGGTGTTAGGTGTCCTGCATGCTGTACGACTACGTCGCACTACCCGACCGCCCGCCGCTCCGCTGGCCGCAAGGCGCGCGGGTGGCGCTGATCTTCACCATCAACATCGAATACTGGGAGATGACCCGAGACAGCGCCGAGCCCCTCTACCCCGGCGGGCCGGCCACCATCCCGCACATGCTGCCCGGCAACGTCCCCGACTACGCCAACTGGACCTGGCGTGAGTACGGCCAGCGCGTGGGCGTGTGGCGCATCATCGACGTGTTCGACCGGGCCGGCGTGCCCGCCACCTGCACCATGAATGCGCTCACCGGCATCGAGCGACGCCGCATCATCGACGCCGCCAACGAGCGCGGCTGGGAGATCCTGGCCCACAACTACGCCCAGAACGACGTGCTCACCTACTACGCGAACCAGCCGGACAGGGAGCGCGAGGTGATCCGCCGCACCCTGGACGCCTACGCCGGGGCGGTGGGACGG contains these protein-coding regions:
- a CDS encoding polysaccharide deacetylase family protein, encoding MLYDYVALPDRPPLRWPQGARVALIFTINIEYWEMTRDSAEPLYPGGPATIPHMLPGNVPDYANWTWREYGQRVGVWRIIDVFDRAGVPATCTMNALTGIERRRIIDAANERGWEILAHNYAQNDVLTYYANQPDREREVIRRTLDAYAGAVGRPARGWLSSSLRSTHETPHILKELGLLFQADYLNDDQPYLLNTRHGPLVCIPYSNDVNDFAVFSRGGRTTSQALELFREQFDQLYLEGATSGRIMNVGMHPHVMGQAYAIRALREFVDYVKTFDGVWYPKREEMAEWFLGTVNKR
- a CDS encoding redoxin domain-containing protein, with the protein product MKQFKWRALAFAILVGLAVLWAFGNAPASLVGKQAPEWTNDTWINTEGATLRLKDLRGKVVLIEFWTYG